From Vicinamibacterales bacterium:
TGCTCGATGAGGATGCCGATGAAGCGCTCGAAGCTGCCGAAGATCGCCCGATGGATGACCACGGGCGTGTGCTCGGCGTTGTCGGCGCCCACGTAGGTGAGCCCGAACCGCGCCGGCATCTGGTAGTCGAGCTGGATCGTGCCGCACTGCCACTTCCGGCCGAGGGCGTCGGTGATGTCGAAGTCGATCTTCGGGCCGTAGAACGCGCCCTCGCCTTCCTCGAGCAGGTACGCCTGCCCCGCCCGTTCCAGCGCGGCGCGGAGCGAGGCCTCGGCGGCGTCCCACGTCGCCACCTCGCCCAGGAATTTCTCGGGCCGCGTCGCGAGCTTTGCCGTGTACTCGAGCCCGAAGTCGCCGTAGATGCCCTTGACGAGGCGCAGCAGCGCCTCGACTTCCGACGCGATCTGGTCGTCGGTCACGAAGCAGTGGCCGTCGTCCTGCGAGAACTGCCGCACCCGCGTCAGACCGGAGAGCACGCCCGAGGCCTCGTTGCGGTGAAGGGGCGTCTGCTCGTGCAGCCGCAGGGGCAGGTCCTTGTAGCTGCGCATCTCACCGGCGAAGACCAGCATGTGGCCGGGGCAGTTCATGGCCTTGAGCCCCATCTCCTCGCCGTCCTTCGAGTCCACGAGGAACATGTTCTCGCGGTAGTGCGACCAGTGCCCGGACGTCTCCCAGAGGCCCTTGTTGAAGATGATGGGCGTCTTGACCTCGACGTAGCCCGCCGGGAACAACCGGCTCCGCATGTAGTCGGCGAGCGTGTTGTAGAGCGTGGCGCCCTTGGCCAGCCAGAAGGTGGCGCCAGGCGCCCAGTGGTGCCACGTGAAGAGCCCCAGTTCCTTGCCGACCTTGCGATGGTCGCGCTTCTTGGCCTCCTCGATCCGGGCCAGGTGCGCGTCCAGGTCCTTCTGCGTCAGGAACGCCGTGCCGTACAGCCGCTGCATCGGCTGGTTCTTCGCGT
This genomic window contains:
- the thrS gene encoding threonine--tRNA ligase, coding for SPRLAKAALAAVVDDALVDLTYPLTRDARVRLVTDQSPEALPLLRHSTAHLMAAAVTALYPDVQCGIGPAIDDGYFYDFVVPQPFVPEDLERIEAKMREMAAQDLVYERQMWPRDEAMAFFARRGEPLKVQLIEEKTAGDTRVSCYTIKDRDTFVDFCVGPHVPSTGRLKAFKLMSTSNAYWKGDAKNQPMQRLYGTAFLTQKDLDAHLARIEEAKKRDHRKVGKELGLFTWHHWAPGATFWLAKGATLYNTLADYMRSRLFPAGYVEVKTPIIFNKGLWETSGHWSHYRENMFLVDSKDGEEMGLKAMNCPGHMLVFAGEMRSYKDLPLRLHEQTPLHRNEASGVLSGLTRVRQFSQDDGHCFVTDDQIASEVEALLRLVKGIYGDFGLEYTAKLATRPEKFLGEVATWDAAEASLRAALERAGQAYLLEEGEGAFYGPKIDFDITDALGRKWQCGTIQLDYQMPARFGLTYVGADNAEHTPVVIHRAIFGSFERFIGILIEHFAGAFPLWLAPLQVSVLPIADRHADYARTVAARLEAAGLRAVVDDRQEKVNYKIREAQLQKVPYMLVVGDKEAADGLVAVRSRSRGDLGPTPLDTFLADALAEAAEKRLS